From the genome of Helicobacter sp. 12S02232-10, one region includes:
- a CDS encoding PDC sensor domain-containing protein, with protein MLSKDITTYSKIRSELRAYICYLFTQNIKNYMPETTFDSVLNAIKKIKDEIKAFDCIYILDSKGNQISETITGNKNVRHDICENFADRAYFSEALKEQKCIITNPYPTQIDGNLVVTSSYPVYNAKRELLFVVCVDIPLKEAINISSPSRFYDVFSNFSIAMYFSLSSMLTLVSILLFIKGIASFWTASIHFRSFDIKEVFESTILLTLALAIFDLVKAIFEEEVLGKNSGDNHRAIHKTMIRFLGSIVIALAIEALMLVFKFTISEPDKIIYAVFLTGGVAMLLIGLSVYVKFAYGAMNKDERN; from the coding sequence ATGCTCTCAAAAGACATCACCACCTATTCAAAAATCCGATCCGAACTGCGTGCCTACATTTGTTACTTATTCACTCAAAATATCAAAAACTATATGCCTGAAACAACTTTTGACTCTGTTTTAAATGCAATCAAAAAAATCAAAGATGAAATTAAAGCCTTTGATTGCATCTATATTTTAGATTCCAAAGGCAACCAAATCAGTGAAACAATTACGGGGAATAAAAACGTTCGACACGATATTTGTGAAAATTTTGCCGATAGAGCGTATTTTTCTGAAGCTCTCAAAGAGCAAAAATGTATCATCACTAATCCCTACCCCACCCAAATTGATGGGAATCTCGTTGTGACTTCTTCCTATCCTGTTTATAATGCAAAACGTGAGCTTCTTTTTGTAGTGTGTGTTGATATTCCTCTTAAAGAAGCTATCAATATCAGCTCTCCAAGTCGTTTTTATGATGTGTTTTCAAATTTTAGTATCGCTATGTATTTTTCTCTTTCAAGTATGCTCACTCTGGTATCTATCCTACTTTTTATAAAAGGTATTGCAAGTTTTTGGACAGCTTCAATCCATTTTAGAAGCTTTGATATCAAAGAAGTTTTTGAATCCACTATCTTGCTCACTTTGGCTTTGGCAATCTTTGATCTGGTTAAAGCAATTTTTGAAGAAGAGGTTTTGGGAAAAAATAGCGGGGATAATCATCGTGCCATTCACAAAACAATGATTCGCTTTTTGGGATCCATTGTGATTGCTTTGGCTATCGAAGCATTGATGTTGGTATTTAAATTCACTATCAGTGAGCCTGATAAAATTATCTATGCAGTCTTCCTTACAGGCGGAGTAGCAATGCTTCTAATCGGGCTATCTGTTTATGTGAAGTTTGCTTATGGTGCGATGAACAAGGATGAGAGAAACTAG
- the proC gene encoding pyrroline-5-carboxylate reductase, protein MPAQKTLLFVGYGNMAKAIALGIANSNLKDIYRFEITGRNPQKAQKFLEENHLTGEAKIYDPSLGIDVDGKIVILCIKPYALESFKYKGNANSVYSVMAGVNIDTLKQHIISANYVKAMPNVGARYQKSSTAVYMEGNIAEEAKKIISSFGCAVFVDSESLVDASIATGGSSPAFLALVAQALIDAGVREGLKREDALSLVRTTFEGFSHLLCEQSPDQIISSITSPGGTTIEGLFVLEDRAVRGAFIQACHEAVLKCKKKH, encoded by the coding sequence ATGCCAGCTCAAAAAACATTACTTTTTGTCGGGTATGGAAATATGGCCAAAGCAATTGCACTAGGAATTGCAAACAGCAATTTAAAAGACATTTATCGATTTGAAATCACAGGAAGAAATCCTCAAAAAGCTCAAAAATTCCTTGAAGAAAATCATTTAACAGGAGAAGCAAAAATCTATGATCCATCATTAGGGATTGATGTAGATGGAAAAATCGTTATTTTATGCATCAAGCCTTATGCTTTAGAGAGTTTTAAATATAAAGGCAATGCCAATTCCGTGTATAGCGTGATGGCAGGAGTGAATATCGATACGTTAAAACAGCATATCATTTCTGCCAATTATGTCAAGGCAATGCCCAATGTCGGGGCTAGATATCAAAAGTCATCGACGGCTGTGTATATGGAGGGAAACATTGCTGAAGAGGCAAAAAAAATCATTTCAAGTTTTGGCTGTGCTGTTTTTGTGGATTCTGAATCTTTAGTAGATGCTTCTATAGCCACAGGAGGCAGTTCGCCGGCTTTTTTAGCTTTGGTTGCTCAAGCATTGATTGATGCAGGTGTCAGGGAGGGGTTGAAGCGTGAAGATGCGCTCAGTCTTGTTAGAACGACATTTGAAGGATTTTCGCATTTGCTTTGTGAGCAATCCCCTGATCAAATCATCTCTTCAATTACAAGTCCGGGAGGAACGACGATAGAAGGTCTTTTTGTGCTTGAAGATAGGGCGGTTAGAGGTGCTTTTATTCAGGCTTGTCACGAAGCTGTATTAAAATGCAAGAAGAAGCACTAG
- the fliW gene encoding flagellar assembly protein FliW produces MIFDVKSPILGFENVIKMKLERIDDIFVRLSNAESDVPVFTLINPFVLREYEFDVPIALKLLLDLENSNNVFTANIMVIQTPIQNSTINFLAPVVFNFDNQTMGQVVLDSLKYPQYGLAEPIANYYKEEK; encoded by the coding sequence ATGATTTTTGATGTAAAATCGCCAATTTTGGGATTTGAAAATGTCATAAAGATGAAGCTGGAAAGAATAGATGACATTTTTGTTCGCCTTAGCAACGCAGAAAGTGATGTTCCTGTCTTCACGCTCATCAATCCGTTTGTTTTAAGAGAATATGAATTTGATGTTCCCATTGCTTTGAAACTTTTGCTCGACCTTGAAAATAGCAACAATGTTTTTACAGCCAATATTATGGTTATTCAAACCCCGATTCAAAATTCCACGATTAATTTTCTAGCCCCCGTTGTCTTTAATTTCGACAATCAAACAATGGGACAGGTCGTTTTAGACAGTCTTAAATACCCTCAATATGGTCTTGCTGAGCCTATCGCCAATTATTATAAAGAAGAAAAATAA
- the bamD gene encoding outer membrane protein assembly factor BamD, producing MPYKQIIFLIFTIIIFAACAKQNTEYNKPAIYWYQGIVKEIKFGNLETADNYYSSLQSEHINSPLLPEAMLILGQAHMSEEEYILAEFYFDEYLKRYGTIENADYIAFLKLQAHYYAFRNQSKDQEFISDTIQALDIFLNKYPNSRYLPYVEYMQVKFILGQNELNKAIANVYKKQHKKEALEKYLDRIDEKLEKETHPKPSHIPWYVVIFNW from the coding sequence ATGCCTTATAAGCAAATTATTTTTTTAATTTTTACCATTATCATTTTTGCAGCTTGCGCAAAACAAAATACAGAATACAATAAGCCCGCCATATACTGGTATCAAGGCATTGTAAAAGAAATCAAATTCGGGAATCTTGAAACTGCTGATAATTATTATTCTTCTCTTCAAAGCGAGCATATCAATTCCCCTTTATTGCCTGAAGCAATGCTTATTTTAGGGCAGGCACATATGAGCGAAGAAGAATATATTTTAGCTGAATTTTATTTTGATGAATATCTGAAGCGATATGGAACGATTGAAAATGCCGATTATATTGCTTTTTTAAAATTACAAGCCCATTATTATGCTTTTAGAAATCAAAGCAAGGATCAAGAATTTATATCAGATACAATCCAAGCTTTAGATATTTTTCTCAATAAATACCCTAATAGTCGCTATCTTCCGTATGTAGAATATATGCAGGTAAAATTCATTTTGGGGCAAAATGAACTCAATAAAGCCATTGCAAACGTTTATAAAAAACAACACAAAAAAGAGGCTTTAGAAAAATATCTCGATAGGATTGATGAAAAACTTGAGAAAGAAACTCACCCAAAACCTTCGCACATCCCGTGGTATGTCGTTATATTTAACTGGTAA
- the lon gene encoding endopeptidase La yields the protein MQINSYGNFPSVMPVIIEDEVFMYPFMIAPIFITDEPNIKAANKALEQNDLVFVSCAKNSQEQKRLKDSFYDVGVIGSIMRKVALPDGRVKLLFQGITKGKILSIEDEDPLQALVDVIVYKNYDPDKINAIMEVLREKVTSLANISQFFPPDLLKTIDDNDDPNRIIDLIASALRLKKEQSYRLFASDDTEERLLLLIDLVIEETQTQKLQKEIKSKVHNKMEQINKEYFLKEQLKQIQKELGVDKQRDEEIDQYYQKLEKIKLSMDKEAYKEVKKQIDRLSKMHQDSADANVVQNYIEWVLEIPFGKFRKKKLSIKNVQKQLDSDHYSLQKPKERIVEYFAVRELLNLRNKTNAEGKGTILCFYGPPGVGKTSLANSIAKAIERPLIRIALGGLEDVNELRGHRRTYLGAMPGRIVQGLIEAKEMNPVMVLDEIDKVGRSMRGDPTSVLLEILDPEQNIAFRDYYTNFNIDLSQIIFIATANDISNIPPPLRDRMEFIAVSSYTPQEKEEIAKKYLIPQEIKKHALKSSEIAITPDAIKIIIEKYTREAGVRNLRRNIATIMRKCAKIILESKEKMKKIIIVPKELPHYLDKIVFEIDAVDKENKIGIINGLAWTSVGGDVLKIEAIKIKGKGSLTLTGSLGDVMKESARIAFSVIKVLIDSEVLKIHSPKSKKSKKDQEVQNYNLYDIHLHVPEGATPKDGPSAGIAMASVIASILCEKKTRSDVAMTGELTLTGVVLPIGGLKEKLIAAHKAGIKKVLIPEKNYKRDLEDIPEEVKKEMQIVPVSKIEEVLKEVLL from the coding sequence ATGCAAATAAATAGTTACGGCAACTTTCCAAGCGTGATGCCTGTCATCATTGAAGATGAAGTTTTTATGTATCCTTTTATGATCGCTCCTATCTTCATCACAGATGAGCCCAATATCAAAGCTGCCAACAAAGCTCTTGAGCAAAATGATCTCGTGTTTGTAAGCTGTGCAAAAAATTCTCAAGAACAAAAAAGACTTAAAGACAGCTTTTATGATGTAGGGGTCATTGGGAGCATTATGCGAAAAGTGGCACTTCCTGATGGGAGAGTCAAGCTTCTTTTTCAAGGCATTACAAAAGGAAAAATCCTGTCTATAGAAGATGAAGATCCGCTTCAAGCACTTGTAGATGTCATTGTTTATAAAAATTACGATCCAGATAAAATCAATGCCATTATGGAAGTCTTGCGTGAAAAAGTCACTAGTCTTGCCAATATCAGTCAATTTTTTCCTCCAGACCTACTCAAAACCATTGATGACAACGACGACCCTAATCGAATCATCGATCTTATTGCCTCTGCTTTAAGATTAAAAAAAGAGCAGTCTTATCGTCTTTTTGCTAGTGATGACACAGAAGAAAGATTGTTGCTTTTGATTGATCTTGTGATTGAAGAAACCCAAACACAAAAACTTCAAAAAGAAATTAAAAGCAAAGTCCATAACAAAATGGAACAAATCAATAAAGAATATTTTCTTAAAGAGCAACTCAAACAAATCCAAAAAGAACTCGGGGTTGATAAGCAAAGAGATGAAGAGATCGATCAATATTACCAAAAACTTGAAAAAATCAAACTTTCTATGGACAAAGAAGCTTATAAAGAAGTCAAAAAACAAATTGATCGCTTGAGTAAAATGCACCAAGACAGCGCCGATGCAAATGTTGTTCAAAACTACATTGAATGGGTGCTTGAAATTCCATTTGGAAAATTTAGAAAGAAAAAACTTTCAATAAAAAATGTTCAAAAACAGCTTGATTCTGATCACTATTCCCTCCAAAAACCAAAAGAACGTATTGTTGAATATTTTGCTGTCAGGGAACTTTTAAATCTCAGAAATAAAACAAATGCCGAAGGAAAAGGAACAATTCTTTGCTTTTATGGACCTCCAGGTGTGGGAAAAACAAGTCTTGCAAACTCAATCGCCAAAGCCATTGAACGCCCTTTAATCAGAATTGCACTTGGTGGTCTTGAAGATGTCAATGAACTCAGAGGGCATCGACGCACTTATTTGGGTGCGATGCCTGGAAGAATCGTACAAGGATTGATTGAGGCTAAAGAGATGAATCCTGTGATGGTCCTTGATGAGATTGATAAAGTGGGAAGAAGTATGCGTGGCGACCCTACAAGTGTATTGCTTGAAATTCTTGATCCTGAGCAAAATATTGCGTTCAGGGACTATTACACGAATTTTAACATTGATCTTTCTCAAATCATTTTTATTGCCACTGCCAATGATATTTCCAATATTCCGCCTCCATTACGCGATAGAATGGAATTTATTGCTGTCTCAAGCTATACTCCTCAAGAAAAAGAAGAGATAGCAAAAAAATACTTGATCCCTCAAGAGATTAAAAAACACGCTTTAAAATCAAGTGAAATCGCTATCACACCTGATGCTATCAAAATCATCATCGAAAAATATACTCGCGAAGCAGGTGTGAGAAACCTGCGCCGAAATATTGCAACCATTATGAGAAAATGTGCAAAAATTATCCTCGAATCAAAAGAAAAAATGAAAAAAATTATCATCGTCCCCAAAGAATTGCCACATTATCTTGATAAAATCGTTTTTGAAATTGATGCTGTTGATAAAGAAAATAAAATCGGGATCATCAACGGATTGGCTTGGACAAGTGTCGGGGGAGATGTGCTTAAAATCGAAGCGATTAAAATCAAAGGAAAAGGCTCGCTTACACTCACTGGTAGTTTGGGAGATGTGATGAAAGAGTCAGCACGCATTGCATTTTCTGTCATCAAAGTATTGATTGATTCAGAAGTTTTAAAAATACATTCACCAAAATCAAAAAAGAGTAAAAAAGATCAGGAAGTTCAAAATTATAATCTCTATGATATCCATTTACACGTTCCTGAAGGCGCTACGCCAAAAGATGGTCCTAGTGCTGGCATTGCTATGGCAAGTGTGATTGCTTCGATTTTATGTGAAAAAAAGACACGTTCAGATGTTGCAATGACGGGTGAATTAACATTAACAGGAGTAGTTTTGCCTATTGGAGGACTCAAAGAAAAGCTGATTGCAGCCCATAAAGCAGGAATCAAAAAAGTTCTTATCCCTGAAAAAAATTATAAAAGAGATTTGGAAGATATTCCTGAAGAAGTCAAAAAAGAAATGCAAATCGTTCCTGTCAGCAAAATTGAAGAGGTTTTAAAAGAAGTTCTTTTATAA
- a CDS encoding prephenate dehydrogenase produces MQAGIIGLGLIGGSMGLALQQAKMFKTILGYDINPLHTQQALSLGLVDECVSFDEIQECDVIFLAIPLEGIIQALQKLDKTSPHTTIIDLGGAKEKIIAAVPPKIRKNFIAAHPMSGTEFYGPKAALKDLFKNKIIIFTDLENSGEFQIACAKEIFLSIGMRIIKMNSKDHDKHIAFISHLPHIISYALANTVLSQENPQTILALVGGGFKDMSRISKSSPIMWNDIFKQNKENVLKSIDLFGKEMLLAEKLIQEENWEELKEWMAKANTLQNFM; encoded by the coding sequence ATGCAGGCAGGAATTATCGGTTTGGGTCTCATTGGCGGGTCGATGGGACTAGCATTGCAACAAGCTAAGATGTTTAAAACCATTTTGGGCTATGATATCAACCCACTGCATACCCAACAGGCATTATCTTTAGGTTTGGTCGATGAATGTGTGAGCTTTGATGAGATCCAAGAATGCGATGTTATTTTTTTAGCCATCCCTTTAGAAGGGATTATTCAAGCTCTTCAAAAATTAGATAAAACCTCTCCTCATACGACGATTATTGACTTAGGAGGGGCAAAAGAAAAAATTATCGCTGCTGTTCCCCCTAAAATACGTAAAAATTTTATCGCTGCCCATCCTATGAGTGGGACTGAATTTTATGGACCAAAGGCCGCCCTTAAAGATTTGTTTAAAAATAAAATCATTATCTTTACGGATTTAGAAAATAGTGGTGAATTTCAAATTGCTTGTGCGAAAGAAATTTTTCTTTCCATTGGAATGCGTATCATTAAAATGAATTCCAAAGACCACGATAAGCACATTGCCTTTATCAGTCATCTTCCTCATATCATCAGTTATGCGCTTGCAAACACCGTTCTTTCCCAAGAAAACCCACAAACAATCCTTGCTCTTGTAGGTGGGGGCTTTAAAGATATGAGCCGGATTTCAAAAAGCTCTCCAATTATGTGGAATGATATTTTTAAACAAAATAAAGAAAATGTCTTAAAATCAATTGATTTGTTTGGAAAAGAAATGTTACTTGCTGAAAAACTGATTCAAGAAGAAAATTGGGAAGAGCTCAAAGAGTGGATGGCTAAGGCCAACACTCTTCAAAATTTTATGTAA
- a CDS encoding flavodoxin — MKKIGIFYGSDSGNTQTVCEKIADKLGKENVELIDVAKASKDQLLGFDNLILASSTYGSGDLQTDWEDFIGSLEEGDFSGKTVALVGLGDQDTYSDTFCDALYHLYEKAKGGKLIGQTSTDGYTFDDSKAVDGDKFVGLAIDEDNQDDLTEERIDSWVNQIKSNFA; from the coding sequence ATGAAAAAAATAGGAATTTTTTATGGAAGCGATAGTGGAAATACTCAGACAGTCTGCGAAAAAATAGCTGATAAACTTGGCAAAGAGAACGTGGAACTTATTGATGTTGCAAAAGCTTCTAAAGACCAGCTTTTAGGATTTGATAATCTTATTTTAGCAAGTTCAACTTACGGGAGTGGCGACCTTCAAACTGATTGGGAAGATTTCATCGGTTCTTTAGAAGAAGGTGATTTTTCTGGAAAAACAGTTGCGCTTGTAGGACTTGGAGATCAAGACACTTATAGCGATACATTTTGTGATGCGCTTTATCATTTGTATGAAAAAGCAAAGGGTGGCAAGCTAATTGGTCAAACTTCTACTGATGGCTATACTTTTGATGATTCTAAAGCAGTTGATGGGGATAAGTTCGTAGGATTGGCAATTGATGAAGACAATCAAGATGATTTGACAGAAGAAAGAATTGATTCTTGGGTCAATCAAATCAAATCAAATTTTGCTTAA
- a CDS encoding DedA family protein, translated as MQQTIQSFQDSFQTWGYLILFLYCMGSGYVGIVVAGILSSLGSMDIGISILVAFLGNTFGSSVLAFLGRYQKSEIFKYFSKHRRKVALVHIWMKKYGIWLIFINKYIYGVKTIVPIAIGLSKYDLKKFLILNAFSCGIWAVFLGMVSFFASEFIKRIFSAASDMPYLMPLIFIVFVVVIWFLLKKFSKK; from the coding sequence ATGCAACAGACTATTCAATCGTTTCAAGATTCTTTTCAAACGTGGGGATATTTGATTTTATTTTTGTATTGTATGGGTAGCGGGTATGTGGGCATAGTCGTTGCAGGCATACTCAGTTCTTTGGGCAGTATGGATATAGGGATTTCGATTTTGGTTGCTTTTTTGGGCAATACTTTTGGAAGTAGTGTTTTAGCATTTTTGGGCAGGTATCAAAAAAGTGAGATTTTTAAATACTTCTCAAAACACCGCAGAAAAGTTGCCTTAGTCCATATCTGGATGAAAAAATACGGAATTTGGCTGATTTTTATCAACAAATATATCTATGGAGTCAAAACAATTGTTCCTATCGCAATTGGTTTGAGCAAATATGATTTGAAAAAATTTTTAATTCTAAATGCTTTTTCTTGTGGTATTTGGGCTGTATTTCTAGGTATGGTATCATTTTTTGCAAGTGAGTTTATCAAGAGGATTTTTTCTGCAGCAAGCGATATGCCTTATTTAATGCCTTTGATTTTCATAGTATTTGTTGTGGTTATTTGGTTTTTGTTAAAAAAATTTAGTAAAAAATAG
- a CDS encoding flagellar hook-basal body protein — protein MQNGYYSATGGMVTQFNRLDLISNNLANLNTNSFKRDDVVIGDFLRLYQTHQETLPIKNQTRDAAKYINRNLDRVPIISEEYTDRAMGAMSRTENPLDFALQRENAYFAIQTPDGIRYTRDGSFTIGTDGMLSTKEGYHVLSRVGLDNQGGIMMAQGMEIEADKNGNLYFRDTANEAIGETLAAGAIAIVSFANPKYLKKVGKNLYEYPEDKINERENLIAPNSLVQYFVEKSNVNAVTEMTNLIETNRLVDMYSKVLKTHMDDLNTEAISKLAVRA, from the coding sequence ATGCAAAATGGTTATTACTCTGCAACAGGGGGTATGGTCACTCAATTCAATCGACTTGATTTGATCTCAAATAATCTTGCCAATCTCAATACCAATTCTTTTAAACGCGATGATGTGGTTATCGGGGATTTTTTAAGGCTTTATCAAACCCATCAAGAAACCCTGCCTATCAAAAATCAAACCCGAGATGCCGCCAAATACATCAACAGAAATTTGGATCGAGTGCCTATCATTTCTGAAGAATACACAGATAGAGCTATGGGTGCTATGAGCAGAACGGAAAATCCTTTAGATTTTGCCCTGCAAAGAGAAAATGCTTATTTTGCAATTCAAACCCCTGATGGCATCAGATATACCCGCGATGGAAGCTTTACAATAGGAACAGATGGTATGCTTAGTACCAAAGAAGGGTATCACGTTTTAAGCAGAGTTGGTTTGGACAATCAAGGCGGGATTATGATGGCACAAGGTATGGAAATAGAAGCAGACAAAAACGGCAATCTTTATTTTAGGGATACTGCTAATGAAGCTATTGGAGAAACATTGGCAGCAGGAGCGATCGCAATCGTTAGTTTTGCTAATCCTAAGTATCTCAAAAAAGTCGGTAAAAATCTCTATGAATACCCCGAGGATAAAATCAATGAAAGAGAAAATCTGATCGCTCCAAATTCTCTAGTTCAATATTTTGTCGAAAAAAGCAATGTAAATGCCGTTACCGAAATGACAAATCTGATTGAAACCAACCGATTGGTTGATATGTATTCCAAAGTTCTCAAAACCCATATGGATGACCTCAACACTGAAGCTATCAGCAAACTTGCAGTAAGGGCTTAA
- the ruvX gene encoding Holliday junction resolvase RuvX has protein sequence MIVACDVGLKRIGLAGYIGGVVLPMEPIIRKNRHQAAQELSNFLELKKASILAVGLPSAQDENLTPMYHRIRHFMGLVKFQGKIVYVNEDYSSIEAFEDILYMGKKSRRQACKNGKLDSLAACKILERYLKSI, from the coding sequence ATGATTGTGGCGTGCGATGTAGGGCTTAAAAGAATCGGTTTGGCGGGCTATATTGGCGGGGTTGTCTTGCCAATGGAACCCATCATTCGTAAAAATCGCCACCAAGCCGCCCAAGAGCTTTCAAATTTTTTGGAGTTGAAAAAGGCTTCCATTCTTGCGGTGGGACTACCTAGTGCCCAAGATGAAAATTTGACGCCAATGTATCATCGTATTAGGCATTTTATGGGACTTGTAAAATTTCAAGGAAAAATTGTTTATGTCAATGAGGATTATTCAAGTATTGAGGCGTTTGAAGATATTCTTTATATGGGAAAAAAATCTAGAAGACAAGCTTGTAAAAACGGAAAATTAGATTCTTTAGCAGCTTGTAAAATATTAGAAAGATACTTAAAGAGCATTTAA
- the dprA gene encoding DNA-processing protein DprA, translating to MKSDFVFSPLYPLPSSFNALKNIPKQLYYTGNPNLLEAHFKIAIIGTRRPSPYTKNFTFALAKKISQNQGIVVSGGALGVDIIAQNAALPNTIMVSPTSLDMIYPVSNAAVISQIAQQGLILSEYEKNYPPKNYSFIQRNRLVIALSDLVIIPHADLNSGSMQSAKIAIECNKPIFVLPQRLDESKGTNFLLQNALAQAIYDIDVFVGQIFGKQEKNNDEFLRFCANMPTFEEAYLMYGDLVLEYELEGKIVRENGFLKVVL from the coding sequence ATGAAAAGTGATTTTGTTTTTTCGCCTTTATATCCTCTTCCATCGTCTTTCAATGCCCTTAAAAATATCCCCAAACAGCTCTATTATACCGGCAATCCCAATCTTTTAGAGGCGCATTTTAAAATTGCTATCATAGGGACTAGGCGCCCAAGCCCTTATACCAAAAACTTTACTTTTGCTTTAGCCAAAAAAATTTCTCAAAATCAAGGCATTGTAGTGAGCGGGGGTGCATTGGGAGTGGATATCATTGCACAAAATGCGGCACTTCCCAATACGATTATGGTTTCTCCGACAAGTCTAGATATGATTTATCCTGTTTCAAATGCTGCTGTTATCTCTCAAATAGCCCAACAAGGATTGATTTTGAGTGAATATGAAAAAAATTACCCTCCAAAAAATTATTCCTTCATACAGCGTAACCGACTTGTGATTGCTTTAAGCGATTTAGTCATCATTCCCCACGCAGATTTAAACAGCGGTTCAATGCAAAGTGCCAAAATCGCTATAGAATGCAATAAGCCTATTTTTGTTTTGCCCCAGCGTCTTGATGAGAGCAAGGGAACGAATTTTTTGCTTCAGAATGCATTAGCGCAAGCTATTTATGATATAGATGTCTTTGTGGGGCAAATTTTTGGCAAACAAGAAAAAAATAACGATGAATTCTTGAGATTTTGTGCCAATATGCCTACTTTTGAGGAGGCTTATTTGATGTATGGAGATTTGGTTTTAGAATATGAGCTTGAGGGGAAAATTGTGAGAGAAAATGGATTTTTAAAGGTTGTATTATGA
- a CDS encoding divergent polysaccharide deacetylase family protein, which yields MKKNAVFISLLFICFVFGIFSGYWIYTHSHAKESLHKRSETINSKILKPEAETIFPKKLEENASNPPLILKDSQNTSLQAERKVRKIPTPKPKKLSKKPKLGIIMDDMAYTWQLKLLHHLKLKITPSFFPYNNDNELTPKMAAKEKFYMVHLPLEALHFYQSPHKWIKTGQSKEEIENYISEIKRDFPRLAFINNHTGSKFSASYEDMKNFIEVLEKYDIVFVDSRTTIETKAPEIYAQMHKPLLSRQIFLDNVLNVQDILLQIKKAIAMAKKKGYVIAICHPHKETFEALEIAKKTLFDKVELVYIKDIFDSVKKTYEK from the coding sequence ATGAAAAAAAACGCAGTTTTTATTTCATTATTGTTTATTTGCTTTGTTTTTGGAATTTTTAGCGGCTATTGGATTTATACTCATTCTCACGCAAAAGAGTCCCTTCACAAACGCTCTGAAACAATAAACTCTAAAATCTTGAAACCTGAAGCAGAAACGATTTTTCCTAAAAAGTTAGAAGAAAATGCTTCAAACCCACCTTTGATTTTAAAAGATTCCCAAAATACATCCCTACAAGCGGAGCGAAAAGTCCGTAAAATTCCAACTCCTAAACCAAAAAAATTATCTAAAAAACCAAAATTGGGAATCATTATGGATGATATGGCCTACACTTGGCAACTCAAATTGTTACATCATCTCAAGCTTAAGATCACGCCTTCCTTTTTTCCTTATAATAATGATAATGAACTCACCCCAAAAATGGCAGCGAAAGAAAAGTTTTATATGGTTCATTTGCCTTTGGAAGCACTACATTTTTATCAAAGCCCCCACAAATGGATTAAGACAGGTCAGAGTAAAGAAGAGATTGAAAATTATATTTCTGAAATCAAAAGAGATTTTCCAAGATTGGCTTTTATCAATAACCATACTGGCAGCAAATTTAGTGCAAGTTATGAAGATATGAAAAATTTCATAGAAGTTTTGGAAAAATACGACATTGTTTTTGTAGATTCTCGAACAACCATTGAGACCAAAGCCCCTGAAATTTATGCACAAATGCATAAACCTTTACTTTCAAGACAAATATTTTTAGATAATGTTTTAAATGTGCAAGATATTCTTTTGCAAATCAAAAAAGCAATTGCTATGGCGAAGAAAAAGGGCTATGTCATTGCAATTTGTCATCCACATAAAGAGACTTTTGAAGCACTTGAAATTGCAAAGAAAACGCTTTTTGACAAAGTAGAACTTGTTTATATCAAAGATATTTTTGATTCGGTGAAAAAAACATATGAAAAGTGA
- the minE gene encoding cell division topological specificity factor MinE: MNLLAKWFGNDGSAKAAKDRLKIVLAHERSVKLPYMEDMKREILEVVQKYTHASKIDIKADSNQNIDTLEVEIILGK; the protein is encoded by the coding sequence ATGAATTTGCTTGCAAAATGGTTTGGCAATGATGGGAGTGCAAAAGCTGCCAAAGATAGACTTAAAATTGTTTTAGCCCACGAAAGGAGTGTGAAGCTCCCTTATATGGAAGATATGAAACGAGAGATTTTGGAAGTGGTACAAAAATATACCCACGCTTCAAAAATTGATATCAAAGCTGATTCCAATCAAAATATCGATACATTAGAGGTCGAGATTATTTTAGGCAAATAA